The following are from one region of the Streptococcus sp. 1643 genome:
- the trmD gene encoding tRNA (guanosine(37)-N1)-methyltransferase TrmD, translating into MKIDILTLFPEMFSPLEHSIVGKAREKGLLDIQYHNFREYAEKARHVDDEPYGGGQGMLLRAQPIFDAFDAIEKKNPRVILLDPAGKQFDQAYAEDLAQEEELIFICGHYEGYDERIKTLVTDEISLGDYVLTGGELAAMTMIDATVRLIPEVIGKESSHQDDSFSSGLLEYPQYTRPYDYRGMVVPGVLMSGHHEKIRQWRLYESLKKTYERRPDLLENYQLTAEEEKMLAEIKENKE; encoded by the coding sequence ATGAAGATTGATATTTTAACCCTCTTTCCAGAGATGTTTTCTCCGTTGGAACACTCGATTGTTGGGAAAGCTCGAGAAAAAGGGCTCTTGGATATCCAGTATCATAATTTCAGAGAATATGCTGAAAAGGCCCGTCATGTTGACGATGAGCCATACGGAGGCGGTCAGGGGATGTTGCTCCGGGCTCAACCTATTTTCGATGCCTTTGATGCTATTGAAAAGAAAAATCCCCGTGTCATTCTTCTTGATCCTGCTGGAAAACAGTTCGATCAAGCTTACGCTGAGGATTTGGCTCAGGAAGAGGAACTAATCTTTATCTGTGGTCACTATGAAGGGTATGACGAGCGTATCAAGACCTTGGTAACCGATGAAATTTCCCTAGGAGACTATGTTTTGACTGGAGGAGAATTGGCGGCCATGACCATGATTGATGCGACCGTGCGCTTGATACCAGAAGTGATTGGTAAGGAGTCTAGCCACCAGGATGATAGCTTTTCTTCAGGTCTTCTCGAATATCCTCAGTATACACGCCCTTATGACTATAGAGGCATGGTCGTGCCAGGTGTGCTCATGAGTGGGCACCATGAAAAGATTCGCCAGTGGCGGCTCTATGAGAGTCTAAAGAAAACCTACGAGCGCAGACCTGACCTGCTAGAAAACTATCAACTGACAGCCGAAGAAGAAAAGATGCTGGCTGAAATCAAAGAAAACAAAGAATAA
- the rimM gene encoding ribosome maturation factor RimM (Essential for efficient processing of 16S rRNA), whose translation MNYFNVGKIVNTQGLQGEMRVLSVTDFAEERFKKGAELALFDEKDQFVQTVTIASHRKQKNFDIIKFKDMYHINAIEKYKGYSLKVAEEDLNDLDDGEFYYHEIIGLEVYEGENLIGTIKEILQPGANDVWVVKRKGKRDLLLPYIPPVVLNVDIPNKRVQVEILEGLDDED comes from the coding sequence ATGAACTACTTTAATGTTGGAAAAATCGTCAATACGCAGGGTCTACAGGGTGAGATGCGAGTCTTGTCTGTGACGGATTTTGCTGAGGAACGGTTTAAAAAAGGGGCAGAGCTGGCTTTATTTGATGAAAAAGATCAGTTTGTCCAAACAGTGACCATCGCAAGTCACCGTAAGCAGAAGAACTTTGACATTATCAAGTTCAAAGATATGTACCATATCAATGCGATTGAAAAGTACAAGGGTTATAGCCTCAAGGTTGCTGAAGAAGATTTGAACGATTTAGACGATGGAGAATTCTACTATCACGAGATTATCGGTTTGGAAGTTTACGAGGGAGAGAACTTGATTGGAACTATCAAGGAAATCCTACAACCAGGTGCCAATGATGTCTGGGTGGTCAAGCGAAAAGGTAAGCGTGATTTGCTTTTACCTTATATTCCGCCAGTAGTTCTCAATGTTGATATTCCAAACAAGCGGGTTCAAGTGGAAATCTTAGAAGGGTTAGATGATGAAGATTGA
- a CDS encoding alpha/beta hydrolase, giving the protein MKRFEVTTKIGSLSVTYKKQKKVLVCLNGAGLLPSYENFSLILEKLPPTIGYLTIDFPNTGRSPIHDQSGKNLDNLVDAVYEVLEELAIYEYILCAHSLSGILACKLMNKSIKCQALVAIEPTTKKVMFSDFSENPYPEMEEQMRLIEECGPEVYFKNITQAAFSSETNEEIWDLVQEKDSELERQVPEFHIYCEITEKDFENVSIEAHIPVFIFCQAYREKEYRESEYWTSNTKLILGGNHHYLQWSESEKIANIIRELSE; this is encoded by the coding sequence ATGAAACGATTTGAAGTAACTACAAAAATTGGCAGCCTCTCTGTTACTTATAAAAAGCAAAAGAAAGTGCTTGTTTGTTTAAATGGCGCAGGTTTGCTACCAAGTTATGAAAATTTTTCACTTATACTTGAAAAACTTCCTCCCACAATTGGTTATTTGACAATTGATTTTCCAAACACAGGTAGGAGTCCGATTCATGACCAATCTGGAAAAAATCTGGACAATCTTGTAGACGCGGTTTATGAAGTACTTGAAGAATTGGCGATTTATGAATATATACTTTGTGCACATAGTTTGAGTGGAATTTTAGCTTGCAAATTGATGAACAAATCAATTAAGTGTCAGGCTTTAGTAGCAATTGAACCAACAACTAAAAAAGTAATGTTTTCTGATTTTTCAGAAAATCCTTATCCAGAAATGGAAGAGCAAATGAGACTGATTGAAGAGTGTGGCCCCGAAGTCTATTTTAAGAACATAACTCAAGCAGCATTTAGCTCTGAAACTAATGAAGAAATCTGGGATTTAGTGCAAGAAAAAGATTCAGAGTTGGAAAGACAAGTTCCAGAATTTCATATATATTGTGAGATTACTGAGAAAGATTTTGAGAATGTATCTATAGAAGCTCATATTCCCGTTTTTATTTTTTGTCAGGCTTATAGAGAAAAAGAGTACAGAGAATCAGAGTATTGGACTTCCAATACTAAGCTCATTTTAGGAGGGAATCACCATTATTTACAATGGTCAGAATCAGAAAAAATTGCGAATATTATTCGAGAATTGTCAGAATAA
- a CDS encoding MazG nucleotide pyrophosphohydrolase domain-containing protein yields the protein MKDLTFRQLQAYLLEHYQQSRTEEGLFIKLVEEVGEVAEVLNGRSGRKESVQDSNEELAKELADIIHYTVAIATINDIDLTKTIFDKDKKAAIKYQHERDLEEFLEGKYL from the coding sequence ATGAAGGATTTAACGTTTAGACAATTACAAGCTTACTTACTCGAACATTACCAGCAATCTCGGACTGAGGAAGGTCTCTTTATCAAGCTAGTGGAGGAAGTCGGAGAAGTAGCCGAGGTCTTGAACGGGCGCTCTGGTCGAAAAGAGTCTGTCCAGGACTCAAATGAGGAACTAGCCAAAGAACTAGCTGATATCATTCACTACACCGTCGCAATCGCGACCATAAACGACATTGATCTAACCAAAACCATCTTTGACAAAGATAAGAAGGCTGCCATTAAGTACCAACATGAACGAGATTTGGAAGAATTTTTGGAGGGAAAATATCTATAG
- the kphA gene encoding RNA-binding protein KphA: protein MDTIENLIIAIVKPLISQPDALTIKIEDTPEFLEYHLDLDQSDVGRVIGRKGRTISAIRTIVYSVPTEDKKVRIVIDEK, encoded by the coding sequence ATGGATACGATTGAAAATCTCATTATTGCGATTGTGAAACCTTTGATTTCACAACCTGATGCCTTAACTATCAAGATCGAAGACACACCAGAGTTTTTGGAGTATCACTTGGATCTTGACCAAAGCGATGTCGGTCGTGTTATCGGTCGTAAAGGTCGCACTATCTCAGCGATAAGAACGATTGTCTACTCTGTCCCAACTGAAGACAAGAAAGTAAGAATCGTTATCGACGAAAAATAA
- the rpsP gene encoding 30S ribosomal protein S16 → MAVKIRLTRMGSKKKPFYRINVADSRSPRDGRFIETVGTYNPLVAENQVTLKEDRVLAWLADGAQPSDTVRNILSKEGVLKKFHDSKFSK, encoded by the coding sequence ATGGCAGTTAAAATCCGTTTGACTCGTATGGGTTCTAAGAAAAAACCTTTCTACCGTATCAACGTAGCAGACTCACGTTCACCACGTGACGGACGTTTCATCGAAACAGTTGGTACTTACAACCCACTTGTTGCTGAAAACCAAGTAACTTTGAAAGAAGACCGCGTTCTTGCATGGTTGGCTGATGGAGCTCAACCTTCAGATACAGTTCGCAACATCCTTTCAAAAGAAGGCGTATTGAAAAAATTCCACGATTCTAAATTCTCAAAATAA
- a CDS encoding peptidylprolyl isomerase encodes MKKLATLLLLSTVALVGCTSIQRSLRGDEYVDSSISAEESSKAAAQAAKDLNDALTNENANFPQLSKEVAEDEAEVILHTNQGDIRIKLFPKLAPLAVENFLTHAKEGYYNGITFHRVIDGFMVQTGDPKGDGTGGQSIWHDKDKTKDKGTGFKNEISPYLYNIRGALAMANTGQPNTNGSQFFVNQNSTDISAKLPTSKYPKKIIEAYKEGGNPSLDGKHPVFGQVIDGMDVVDKIAKAEKDEKDKPTSAITIDSIEVVKDYDFSKK; translated from the coding sequence ATGAAAAAACTAGCAACCCTTCTTTTACTATCAACTGTAGCCCTTGTTGGATGTACTAGTATCCAACGTAGTCTCCGTGGTGATGAATATGTCGACTCCAGCATCTCAGCTGAAGAAAGCTCAAAAGCAGCTGCTCAGGCTGCCAAAGATTTGAATGACGCATTGACCAATGAAAATGCCAACTTCCCTCAACTTTCTAAGGAAGTTGCTGAAGATGAAGCTGAGGTCATTTTACACACAAATCAAGGCGATATCCGCATCAAACTCTTTCCAAAACTAGCACCTCTTGCGGTTGAAAACTTCCTTACTCACGCTAAGGAAGGCTACTATAACGGCATCACCTTCCACCGTGTCATCGATGGCTTTATGGTCCAAACTGGAGATCCTAAGGGAGATGGTACAGGGGGCCAATCTATCTGGCATGATAAGGATAAAACAAAGGACAAGGGAACTGGTTTCAAAAATGAAATCTCTCCTTACCTATACAATATCCGAGGAGCCCTTGCTATGGCTAACACTGGTCAACCAAACACCAACGGTAGCCAGTTCTTCGTCAATCAAAACTCAACAGATATTTCAGCTAAACTCCCTACAAGCAAGTATCCAAAGAAAATCATTGAAGCCTATAAAGAAGGTGGAAATCCAAGTCTAGACGGCAAACACCCCGTCTTTGGTCAAGTCATTGATGGTATGGATGTTGTTGACAAGATTGCCAAAGCTGAAAAAGATGAGAAAGACAAACCAACGTCTGCTATCACCATTGATAGTATAGAAGTCGTGAAAGACTACGACTTCAGCAAAAAATAA
- a CDS encoding zinc-ribbon domain-containing protein, with protein sequence MILFWGSKGYQKDLGHTQTAIECGHCNNVDTWEIVETGRKFTLYWIPLFPYGKSYFVSCPICHYGKEIEKSEVENYLNY encoded by the coding sequence ATGATTTTATTTTGGGGTTCTAAAGGTTATCAGAAAGATTTGGGACATACGCAAACTGCGATCGAATGTGGTCACTGTAACAATGTTGACACTTGGGAGATTGTAGAAACTGGACGCAAGTTCACCCTCTACTGGATTCCACTTTTCCCTTATGGTAAGAGTTACTTCGTTTCTTGTCCGATTTGCCACTACGGTAAAGAAATTGAGAAATCTGAAGTTGAAAACTATTTAAATTACTAG
- a CDS encoding ABC-F family ATP-binding cassette domain-containing protein, protein MSILEVKNLSHGFGDRAIFEDVSFRLLKGEHIGLVGANGEGKSTFMSIVTGKMLPDEGKVEWSKYVTAGYLDQHAVLKEGQTVRDVLRTAFDELFKAETRINELYMEMAEDGADIDALMEEVGELQDRLESRDFYTLDAKIDEVARALGVMDYGIDTDVTALSGGQRTKVLLAKLLLEKPDILLLDEPTNYLDAEHIDWLKRYLQNYENAFVLISHDIPFLNDVINIVYHVENQQLTRYSGDYYQFQEVYAMKKSQLEAAYERQQKEIADLKDFVARNKARVATRNMAMSRQKKLDKMDIIQLQSEKPKPSFDFKPARTPGRFIFQAKDLQIGYDRPLTKPLNLTFERNQKVAIIGANGIGKTTLLKSLLGIIPPIAGEVERGDYLELGYFEQEVEGGNRQTPLEAVWNAFPALNQAEVRAALARCGLTTKHIESQIQVLSGGEQAKVRFCLLMNRENNVLVLDEPTNHLDVDAKEELKRALKEYKGSILMVCHEPDFYEGWMDQIWDFNKLT, encoded by the coding sequence ATGAGTATTTTAGAAGTTAAAAATTTGAGTCACGGTTTTGGTGATCGTGCAATTTTTGAAGATGTCTCCTTCCGTCTCCTCAAGGGAGAACATATCGGCTTAGTCGGTGCCAATGGTGAAGGAAAATCAACCTTTATGAGTATCGTGACTGGTAAGATGTTACCTGACGAAGGAAAGGTGGAGTGGTCTAAGTATGTGACTGCTGGCTATCTGGATCAGCATGCTGTGCTAAAGGAAGGTCAAACTGTGCGTGATGTCTTGCGTACAGCCTTTGATGAGCTATTTAAAGCAGAAACTCGTATCAATGAGCTCTATATGGAAATGGCAGAGGACGGAGCGGATATTGATGCACTGATGGAAGAAGTTGGCGAACTCCAAGACCGTTTGGAGAGTCGAGATTTCTATACTTTGGATGCTAAGATTGATGAAGTGGCGCGTGCCCTCGGTGTCATGGACTATGGTATAGATACAGACGTAACAGCCTTGTCAGGTGGACAAAGAACCAAGGTACTCTTGGCTAAACTTCTCCTTGAAAAGCCTGATATCTTGTTGCTGGACGAGCCAACCAACTATCTGGATGCCGAACACATTGACTGGCTCAAGCGTTATCTCCAAAACTATGAGAATGCTTTTGTCCTTATTTCGCATGATATTCCTTTCCTCAACGACGTGATCAATATCGTTTATCATGTGGAAAATCAACAGTTGACACGTTACTCTGGTGACTACTACCAGTTCCAAGAAGTCTATGCCATGAAGAAATCTCAGCTAGAGGCGGCTTACGAACGTCAGCAGAAAGAGATAGCGGACCTCAAGGACTTTGTCGCTCGAAACAAAGCGCGTGTTGCAACACGAAACATGGCCATGTCCCGTCAAAAGAAACTCGACAAGATGGATATCATTCAACTCCAAAGCGAGAAACCAAAGCCATCCTTTGATTTCAAACCAGCTCGTACGCCAGGGCGTTTTATCTTCCAAGCCAAGGACTTGCAGATTGGTTATGACCGTCCTCTGACCAAACCCTTAAATCTTACCTTTGAACGCAATCAAAAGGTTGCAATAATTGGAGCCAATGGTATCGGGAAAACAACTCTCCTGAAGTCTCTCTTGGGCATTATCCCACCAATCGCTGGAGAAGTCGAACGTGGCGACTACCTAGAACTTGGTTATTTTGAGCAAGAAGTAGAAGGTGGCAATCGTCAAACACCTCTTGAAGCTGTTTGGAATGCTTTTCCTGCACTTAACCAAGCAGAAGTCCGTGCGGCCCTTGCTCGTTGTGGTTTGACAACTAAGCATATCGAAAGCCAGATTCAGGTCTTATCAGGTGGAGAACAAGCCAAGGTACGCTTCTGTCTCTTGATGAACCGTGAAAACAACGTTTTAGTGCTGGATGAGCCGACCAACCACCTAGATGTGGATGCTAAGGAAGAACTCAAACGGGCGCTTAAAGAATACAAAGGAAGCATTCTTATGGTTTGTCACGAACCAGACTTCTATGAAGGCTGGATGGACCAAATCTGGGACTTTAACAAGCTAACTTAA
- a CDS encoding VanZ family protein translates to MTKKRELILRLGVAVYSLCIVCFCFTPQPQLPTGVETPGIQTFGRLVFLLTPLNSLWNLGEVTSLGQVLWIFLQNILNVFLLFPLIFQLLYLMPGLRNTKKVILFSFLLSLGIECTQLVLDFFFDFNRVFEIDDLWTNTLGGYLAWLLYKGLHKNKIRN, encoded by the coding sequence ATGACTAAAAAAAGAGAATTAATCTTAAGATTGGGAGTGGCTGTTTACAGCCTATGCATTGTCTGTTTTTGCTTCACTCCCCAGCCTCAACTTCCTACAGGAGTGGAAACTCCAGGTATTCAAACTTTTGGACGCCTGGTTTTTCTTTTAACTCCCTTAAACTCCCTTTGGAATCTGGGTGAAGTGACTAGTTTGGGACAAGTCCTTTGGATCTTTTTGCAGAATATTTTAAATGTCTTCTTGCTTTTCCCGCTGATTTTCCAACTTCTCTATCTTATGCCTGGTCTAAGAAATACTAAGAAAGTGATTTTGTTCAGTTTTTTACTAAGTCTAGGAATTGAGTGTACGCAACTAGTTTTAGATTTTTTCTTCGACTTTAATCGCGTCTTTGAGATTGATGATTTGTGGACCAATACCTTGGGAGGCTATTTGGCTTGGCTCCTCTATAAAGGACTGCATAAAAACAAGATAAGGAATTAG
- the rlmN gene encoding 23S rRNA (adenine(2503)-C(2))-methyltransferase RlmN: MKPSIYSLTRQTMQEWVLEQGEKKFRADQIWEWLYRKRVQSFEEMTNLSKDLIAKLNDQFVVNPLKQRIVQESADGTVKYLFELPDGMLIETVLMRQHYGLSVCVTTQVGCNIGCTFCASGLIKKQRDLNNGEIVAQIMLVQKYFDERGQDERVSHIVVMGIGEPFDNYNNVLNFVRTINDDKGMAIGARHITVSTSGLAHKIRDFANEGVQVNLAVSLHAPNNELRSSIMKINRAFPIEKLFAAIEYYIETTNRRVTFEYIMLNEVNDGVEQALELAELLKNIKKLSYVNLIPYNPVSEHDQYSRSPKERVMAFYDTLKKKGVNCVVRQEHGTDIDAACGQLRSNTMKRDRQKAVAAVNP, encoded by the coding sequence ATGAAACCGTCTATTTATAGTTTAACACGTCAAACCATGCAAGAATGGGTATTAGAACAAGGAGAAAAGAAATTCCGAGCAGATCAAATCTGGGAATGGCTTTACCGTAAACGTGTCCAGTCATTTGAAGAAATGACCAACCTTTCCAAGGATTTGATTGCTAAGCTCAATGACCAGTTTGTGGTAAATCCTTTGAAACAACGGATTGTACAAGAGTCAGCTGACGGTACTGTTAAGTATCTTTTCGAGTTGCCAGATGGCATGTTGATTGAGACAGTACTCATGCGTCAACACTACGGTTTGTCAGTCTGTGTGACCACTCAGGTCGGTTGTAATATCGGTTGTACCTTCTGTGCGTCAGGCTTGATTAAAAAGCAACGTGATCTTAATAACGGGGAAATCGTAGCGCAGATTATGCTGGTTCAGAAATACTTTGATGAGCGTGGTCAGGACGAACGTGTCAGCCATATCGTTGTCATGGGAATTGGTGAACCATTTGATAACTACAACAATGTTTTGAATTTTGTCCGTACCATCAATGATGACAAGGGAATGGCTATCGGTGCTCGTCACATCACGGTTTCAACCTCAGGTTTGGCCCATAAAATTCGTGACTTTGCTAATGAAGGCGTACAGGTCAATCTGGCTGTTTCTCTTCACGCACCAAACAATGAATTGCGTTCAAGCATCATGAAGATCAACCGTGCCTTTCCGATTGAAAAGCTCTTTGCAGCTATTGAGTACTATATCGAAACAACCAATCGTCGTGTAACTTTTGAATACATCATGCTCAATGAAGTCAACGATGGTGTAGAACAAGCCTTGGAATTGGCTGAATTGCTCAAAAACATCAAGAAATTGTCATATGTCAACTTGATTCCCTATAACCCAGTTAGTGAACATGACCAATATAGCCGTAGTCCTAAAGAGCGCGTGATGGCCTTCTACGATACCCTCAAGAAAAAAGGGGTCAACTGTGTTGTTCGTCAAGAGCATGGTACAGATATTGATGCAGCTTGTGGACAATTACGCTCCAATACAATGAAACGTGACCGCCAGAAGGCAGTCGCAGCGGTAAATCCATAA
- a CDS encoding YutD family protein, with protein MRKEIAPELYNYNKFPGPEFHVNGDKVETEGIAFTLVENIKDAFDVTVFNQRFSEVLTKFDYVVGDWSNEQLRLRGFYKDDRTEEKIEKISRLQDYLLEYCSYGCAYFVLENQAPKRASFDKKMRKKEEENLPRRGKKPSQNKRKPNADKRNRRRHKDQKSQKEDKGQRHFVIRQK; from the coding sequence ATGCGTAAAGAAATTGCACCTGAATTATACAACTATAACAAGTTTCCTGGCCCAGAATTTCATGTAAATGGGGATAAGGTTGAGACTGAAGGGATTGCATTTACCTTGGTTGAAAATATCAAGGATGCTTTCGATGTGACAGTCTTTAATCAACGCTTTTCAGAGGTGTTGACCAAGTTTGATTATGTCGTGGGGGACTGGAGCAATGAACAGCTCCGTCTACGTGGCTTTTATAAAGATGACCGAACAGAGGAAAAAATTGAAAAAATCAGTCGCTTACAGGATTATCTTTTAGAGTATTGTAGTTATGGTTGTGCTTATTTTGTCCTAGAAAATCAAGCACCGAAACGGGCTTCATTTGACAAAAAAATGCGTAAAAAAGAGGAGGAAAACCTTCCTAGAAGAGGCAAGAAACCTTCGCAAAATAAGAGAAAACCAAATGCCGATAAGCGAAATAGACGTCGTCATAAGGACCAAAAGTCTCAGAAAGAGGACAAGGGACAGCGCCATTTTGTCATTCGTCAGAAATAG
- the sodA gene encoding superoxide dismutase SodA, with protein sequence MAIILPDLPYAYDALEPYIDAETMHLHHDKHHQTYVNNANAALEKHPEIGEDLETLLADVESIPADIRQALINNGGGHLNHALFWELMTPEKTAPSAELAAAIDATFGSFEEFQAAFTAAATTRFGSGWAWLVVNKEGKLEVTSTANQDTPISEGKKPILGLDVWEHAYYVKYRNVRPDYIKAFFSVINWNKVDELYAAAK encoded by the coding sequence ATGGCTATTATCTTACCAGACCTTCCATACGCATACGATGCTTTGGAACCATACATCGATGCAGAAACAATGCACTTGCACCATGACAAACACCACCAAACTTATGTAAACAATGCAAATGCAGCTCTTGAAAAACACCCTGAAATTGGTGAAGACCTTGAAACCTTGCTTGCTGATGTAGAATCTATCCCAGCTGATATCCGTCAAGCACTTATCAACAATGGTGGTGGACACTTGAACCATGCTCTTTTCTGGGAATTGATGACTCCTGAAAAAACTGCTCCATCAGCAGAACTTGCAGCAGCAATCGACGCAACATTTGGTTCATTTGAAGAATTCCAAGCAGCCTTTACAGCAGCAGCTACAACTCGCTTCGGTTCTGGATGGGCATGGTTGGTTGTCAACAAAGAAGGGAAGCTTGAAGTAACTTCAACAGCAAACCAAGACACGCCAATCTCAGAAGGTAAAAAACCAATCTTGGGATTGGACGTTTGGGAACATGCTTACTACGTGAAGTACCGCAACGTGCGTCCTGACTACATCAAAGCTTTCTTCTCAGTGATTAACTGGAACAAAGTAGACGAGCTCTACGCAGCAGCAAAATAA
- the holA gene encoding DNA polymerase III subunit delta, with translation MLAIEDSQTLTLSNLSSLNLFTGTDQGQFEVMKSQVLKQIGYDPADLNFAYFDMKEVAYKDLELELVSLPLFADEKIVILDHFVDITTAKKRFLADDELKSFEAYLDNPSPTTKLLIFAEGKLDSKRRLVKLLKRDATVFDAIEPKEQELRQYFQKWSQTQGLQFVGQSFENLLLKSGFQFSEIQKNLLFLQSYKSDGVIEEKDIVEAIPKTLQDNIFDLTQFILAKKIDQARDLVRDLTLQGEDEIKLIAVMLGQFRTFTQVKILSESGQTESQIASSLGTYLGRNPNPYQIKFALRDSRGISLAFLKRAIFYLIETDYQIKTGVYEKGYLFEKALLQIAAEAN, from the coding sequence ATGCTTGCCATTGAAGACAGTCAGACGTTGACTTTATCAAATCTATCTAGCTTGAATCTATTTACAGGGACAGATCAGGGCCAGTTTGAAGTTATGAAGAGTCAAGTGTTGAAACAGATTGGTTATGATCCAGCTGATCTCAATTTTGCTTACTTTGATATGAAAGAAGTAGCTTATAAAGACTTAGAGTTGGAGCTGGTCAGTCTCCCTTTATTTGCGGATGAGAAAATCGTGATATTAGACCATTTTGTCGATATCACAACAGCCAAGAAACGCTTTTTAGCAGATGATGAGCTCAAGTCGTTTGAGGCATACCTTGATAACCCTTCGCCAACAACCAAGTTATTGATATTTGCAGAAGGAAAGCTAGATAGTAAGAGACGGCTGGTCAAATTGCTCAAACGAGATGCGACTGTATTTGATGCTATTGAACCCAAGGAACAAGAACTGCGCCAGTATTTCCAAAAATGGAGTCAGACACAAGGTCTGCAGTTTGTGGGGCAATCCTTTGAAAATCTACTTCTCAAATCTGGTTTTCAATTTAGTGAAATCCAGAAAAACCTCCTTTTTTTACAGTCTTATAAATCAGACGGCGTGATTGAGGAGAAGGATATTGTCGAAGCTATTCCTAAGACTCTGCAGGACAATATTTTTGATTTGACTCAGTTTATTTTAGCTAAGAAAATTGATCAGGCCCGTGACTTGGTTAGAGACTTGACATTGCAAGGGGAAGATGAAATCAAGCTCATAGCTGTCATGTTAGGACAGTTCCGCACCTTTACCCAAGTGAAGATTTTATCAGAATCTGGTCAGACGGAATCGCAGATCGCAAGCAGTCTGGGAACTTACTTGGGGCGCAACCCTAATCCTTATCAAATCAAGTTTGCATTGAGAGATTCGAGAGGGATTTCCTTGGCCTTTCTCAAGCGAGCGATTTTTTATTTAATTGAAACGGACTACCAGATTAAGACAGGTGTCTATGAAAAAGGGTACCTGTTTGAAAAGGCACTTTTGCAGATCGCGGCAGAAGCAAATTGA
- a CDS encoding dihydroorotate oxidase — translation MVSTKTQIAGFEFDNCLMNAAGVACMTIEELEGVKNSAAGTFVTKTATLDFRQGNPEPRYQDVPLGSINSMGLPNNGLDYYLDYLLDLQEKEPNRTFLLSLVGMSPEETHAILKKVQESEFKGLTELNLSCPNVPGKPQIAYDFETTDRILSEVFAYFTKPLGIKLPPYFDIVHFDQAAAIFNKYPLKFVNCVNSIGNGLYIEDESVVIRPKNGFGGIGGEYIKPTALANVHAFYQRLNPQIQIIGTGGVLTGRDAFEHILCGASMVQVGTTLHKEGISAFERITNELKAIMAEKGYESLEDFRGKLRYID, via the coding sequence ATGGTATCAACGAAAACACAAATAGCTGGCTTTGAGTTTGACAATTGCTTGATGAATGCAGCGGGTGTGGCTTGTATGACGATAGAAGAGCTTGAAGGGGTCAAAAACTCAGCGGCGGGTACTTTTGTTACGAAGACTGCGACCTTGGACTTTCGTCAGGGCAATCCTGAGCCACGCTACCAGGATGTTCCACTTGGTTCTATCAACTCCATGGGCTTACCAAATAATGGCTTAGACTACTATCTGGACTATCTTTTGGACTTGCAGGAAAAAGAGCCAAACCGAACTTTCTTACTATCTTTAGTTGGCATGTCTCCAGAAGAAACACATGCCATCTTGAAAAAAGTTCAAGAGAGTGAATTCAAAGGACTGACAGAGCTTAATCTCTCTTGTCCAAACGTTCCAGGAAAACCTCAGATTGCCTATGATTTTGAAACAACAGACCGTATCTTGTCAGAGGTATTTGCCTACTTTACCAAACCTCTTGGAATCAAGTTGCCACCATATTTTGATATTGTCCACTTTGACCAAGCGGCAGCTATTTTTAACAAGTATCCACTCAAATTTGTTAACTGTGTTAACTCTATCGGGAATGGTCTCTATATCGAAGATGAGTCTGTCGTTATTCGCCCTAAAAACGGTTTTGGAGGCATTGGTGGAGAGTATATCAAACCGACTGCTCTAGCGAATGTGCACGCCTTTTACCAACGTTTAAATCCCCAAATCCAAATCATCGGAACGGGTGGCGTTCTTACGGGTCGTGATGCCTTTGAACATATCCTCTGCGGTGCGAGTATGGTGCAAGTAGGGACCACTCTTCACAAAGAAGGTATCAGTGCTTTTGAACGCATTACCAATGAACTAAAAGCAATCATGGCGGAAAAAGGATACGAGAGCCTAGAAGATTTCCGTGGGAAATTGCGCTATATTGATTAA